A part of Papilio machaon chromosome 11, ilPapMach1.1, whole genome shotgun sequence genomic DNA contains:
- the LOC123721387 gene encoding bile salt-activated lipase-like translates to MKFIILQLLCFIGAWASPRLDPLVYSKRGLIRGLQATDGDYAMFLGIPYALVNYTNPFGPSLPYPDFKETFEAIDDSAICPQLEDFSNQITGSLDCLHLNVYVPNTATSLNRLPVLVWIYGGGFQIGYANRYVYGPKYLVRNDVIVVTINYRVGPYGFMCLDTPDVPGNQGLKDQLNALRWIKENIGAFGGDANKVTIFGESAGAGSVDFQLLSKQEKLFDKVIMQSGTTLGPWAIVESNPNAPTILADKLGFETEDTIEAINFLASVDPKLLIAVAIESNLSFMPCVEKEFEGVERFVAEHPINSEIPKAKNTPILTGYNNREMLVGEFFGLGSIHLDMFKEQLTKAFNFGDDELVTLVRQFYIGDDNNVDDSKENLINFHSDFMFNHPIHRSVQKYLENCGNVYHYIFSYSGDRNFIKWRLNITEDGVSHADELSYLFDIAIMKEPPTEEDQLVIDRMTTMWTNFAKYGNPTPEATDLLPVQWTPVTKEVLTYLDIDSELTLKKRPFHDRMAFLDLFYKMNKHLLKGYKDNNI, encoded by the exons ATGAAGTTTATAATACTACAACTACTATGTTTTATTGGAGCGTGGGCATCGCCCCGACTTGACCCACTAGTGTATAGCAAGCGGGGTCTGATTCGTGGGCTGCAGGCGACCGATGGAGACTACGCTATGTTCCTCGGTATACCATACGCTTTGGTCAATTATACCAATCCATTCGGG cCATCACTACCATATCCTGACTTCAAAGAGACATTCGAGGCCATCGATGACTCAGCAATTTGCCCACAATTGGAGGATTTCAGTAACCAAATAACTGGCTCACTGGACTGTTTGCATCTCAACGTGTACGTGCCGAACACAGCGACCAGTTTGAATAGACTCCCAGTTCTAGTTTGGATATATGGTGGCGGATTCCAAATTGGTTACGCTAATAGATACGTATACGGACCTAAATATCTGGTCAGGAATGATGTCATAGTAGTCACAATCAACTATCGTGTTGGACCTTATGGTTTCATGTGTCTAGACACACCAGATGTACCCGGAAATCAAGGCTTGAAAGATCAATTAAACGCTTTACGATggattaaagaaaatattggtGCTTTCGGTGGCGATGCTAACAAAGTGACTATATTTGGAGAAAGCGCTGGAGCGGGATCTGTAGATTTCcaattattatcaaaacaaGAGAAACTTTTCGATAAAGTTATAATGCAGAGCGGTACTACATTAGGTCCTTGGGCGATAGTTGAATCTAATCCGAACGCACCTACTATTTTAGCTGATAAATTGGGCTTTGAAACAGAAGATACTATTGAAGCGATAAACTTTTTAGCTTCGGTCGATCCAAAATTACTTATAGCAGTTGCAATAGAATCAAATTTGAGTTTCATGCCTTGCGTTGAAAAAGAATTTGAAGGTGTCGAAAGATTTGTCGCTGAACATCCGATTAACAGTGAAATACCAAAAGCTAAAAACACACCAATTCTTACTGGATATAATAATAGAGAAATGCTAGTAGGTGAATTTTTTGGACTAGGATCCATACATTTGGATATGTTTAAAGAACAGTTAACAAAGGCATTTAACTTCGGCGATGATGAATTGGTAACTTTAGTTAGACAATTCTACATAGgtgatgataataatgttgATGATTCAAAAGAAAACCTTATTAATTTCCATTCAGATTTTATGTTCAATCATCCAATTCATAGAAGTGTTCAGAAATATCTGGAAAATTGTGGAAATGTCTATCATTACATATTCTCGTATTCTGGAGAtagaaactttattaaatggaGACTAAATATCACTGAAGACGGTGTAAGCCACGCTGATGAGTTAAGTTATCTATTCGATATTGCAATAATGAAAGAACCACCTACAGAAGAGGATCAACTTGTTATCGATAGAATGACAACAATGTGGACTAATTTCGCCAAGTATGG AAACCCAACACCAGAAGCAACAGATTTATTGCCAGTACAATGGACACCAGTGACCAAGGAAGTTCTAACATATCTCGACATCGACAGCGAACTGACGCTAAAGAAACGACCATTCCATGACCGAATGGCGTTCTTAGATCTTTTCtataaaatgaacaagcaTTTATTGAAGGGatacaaagataataatatatag
- the LOC106708844 gene encoding transferrin, whose translation MAVTLKYILVCVAIICANVNADKSTYKICVPKQFLKACEEMLEVPTKSKVSLECVPARDRVQCLGFVQQRQADLVPTDPEDMYVASKMPNQDFVVFQEYRTDEEPDAEFRYEAVIVVHKDLPIKSLDELKGLKSCHTGVNRNVGYKIPLTMLMKRAVFPKMNDHSISPKENELKALSTFFTQSCIVGQWSPDPKTNSAWKSQYNQLCALCEHPEKCDYPDEYSGYTGALRCLAHHGGQVAFTKVIFVRKFFGLPVGTTPASESPENPDDFAYLCVDGSKVPIRGKPCSWAARPWQGLIGHQDVLAKLSPLREKIKQLADAGASSKPDWFLNVLGLSEKIHHVADNIPIKPADYLKKANYTEVIERGHGPPEPVVRLCVTTYLALEKCRLMSVFAFSRDIRPKIDCVQEESEDACLKSVQDNGSDLAAVDDMRVASASKKYNLHPVFHEVYGEAETPNYAVAVVRKDSNVNKIEDLRGKRSCHNSYGSFSGLAAPLFYLINKKLINSDQCVKNLGDYFSGGSCLPGVDKPENNPRGDDVSNMKKRCAGDGSALQCLQNNGDVAFVSSADLSKFDASQYELLCLNRESGGRDAFTNFATCNVAMAPSRTWLSAKDFLSDVSIAHAPLSLAELLDTRSDLFNIYGEFYKNNNVLFNNAARGLVTTEKMDFEKFKAIHDVLNTCGVA comes from the exons ATGGCCGTGACTTTGAAATATATCCTAGTGTGTGTTGCTATAATCTGTGCAAATGTCAATGCTGATAAATCCacat ataaaatatgtgTACCGAAGCAGTTTCTCAAAGCTTGTGAAGAGATGTTGGAGGTGCCGACAAAGAGCAAGGTGTCTCTGGAATGTGTTCCTGCCAGAGATAG AGTACAATGTCTAGGTTTCGTCCAGCAGCGTCAAGCGGACTTAGTGCCAACTGATCCAGAGGATATGTACGTTGCCTCTAAGATGCCCAACCAGGACTTTGTCGTCTTTCAAGAGTACAGGACTGATGAGGAACCTGATG CGGAATTCAGATACGAAGCCGTCATTGTTGTACACAAAGACCTTCCGATCAAGAGCTTAGATGAATTGAAAGGATTGAAATCGTGTCACACTGGAGTTAATAGAAATGTTGGTTATAAA ATCCCGCTTACGATGTTAATGAAGAGAGCAGTGTTCCCCAAGATGAACGATCACAGCATCTCACCGAAGGAGAACGAGCTAAAGGCTCTGTCAACTTTTTTCACCCAGTCCTGCATCGTCGGACAATGGTCGCCCGATCCTAAAACTAATTCTGCTTGGA AGTCTCAATACAATCAGCTGTGTGCGCTCTGCGAACATCCAGAGAAGTGCGACTACCCCGACGAGTATAGCGGGTACACGGGTGCGCTGCGTTGCCTAGCTCACCATGGCGGACAAGTCGCCTTCACTAAAGTCATCTTTGTCCGCAAGTTCTTTGGA CTCCCTGTTGGTACCACACCAGCTTCGGAATCCCCTGAAAATCCCGACGATTTTGCATATCTCTGCGTGGATGGGTCTAAAGTACCAATCAGAGGAAAACCATGTTCCTGGGCAGCCAGACCTTGGCAGGGCTTGATAGGACATCAGGATGTACTCGCGAAGTTGTCACCTCTGAGAGAGAAGATAAAACAGCTGGCTGATGCTG GTGCAAGCAGTAAACCTGATTGGTTCCTCAATGTATTGGGATTATCAGAGAAAATCCACCACGTTGCCGACAATATTCCAATCAAACCTGCTGACTATCTTAAAAAGGCGAACTACACAGAAGTTATTGAACGAGGTCACGGCCCTCCGGAACCCGTAGTCAG ACTTTGTGTGACGACATATTTAGCGTTGGAGAAGTGCCGTCTGATGTCCGTGTTTGCGTTTAGCAGAGACATTAGACCTAAAATTGACTGCGTGCAGGAAGAATCAGAAGACGCTTGTCTTAAGAGC GTCCAAGACAACGGGTCCGATCTTGCTGCCGTAGACGACATGAGAGTGGCTTCCGCCTCTAAGAAGTACAACTTGCATCCTGTCTTCCACGAAGTGTACGGTGAAGCCGAGACACCCAACTACGCCGTCGCTGTTGTCAGAAAAGACTCGaatgtcaataaaattgaagacCTAAGAGGAAaacg GTCATGTCACAACTCTTACGGCAGCTTCAGTGGTTTAGCTGCCCCGCTTTTCTACCTTATCAATAAGAAACTCATCAACTCTGATCAG TGTGTAAAGAACCTAGGAGATTACTTCTCAGGCGGCTCATGTTTGCCTGGTGTAGACAAACCAGAAAACAATCCAAGAG GAGATGACGTATCAAACATGAAGAAGCGATGCGCAGGCGACGGTAGCGCCCTTCAGTGCTTGCAGAATAACGGAGACGTTGCATTCGTTTCCA GTGCGGACTTATCTAAGTTCGACGCATCGCAATACGAGTTGCTTTGCCTGAACCGCGAATCTGGCGGCAGAGACGCCTTTACCAACTTCGCAACTTGTAACGTTGCGATGGCGCCATCGCGCACTTGGCTCTCTGCTAAAGACTTTCTCTCCGACGTGTCGATAGCCCACGCACCTCTCAGTCTGGCAGAACTATTGGATACAAGAAGCGACCTCTTCAATATCTATGGAGAATTCTACAAGAACAACAACGTTCTGTTTaac AACGCCGCAAGAGGATTGGTGACCACTGAAAAAATGGACTTCGAAAAATTCAAAGCGATCCACGATGTCCTCAACACGTGTGGTGTTGCTTAA
- the LOC106708846 gene encoding succinate dehydrogenase cytochrome b560 subunit, mitochondrial, with the protein MAFYCARLSAKPILASLGRLPLTLKSAHYAQAAAVPKVNFKKYEPPKPEHYDDKNARLKRPLSPHLTIYAPQLTTLLSVSHRAAGIILSGYASVLGIGALVLPNDVSHYIMMIEGLNLSPATIFLAKFLIAAPFGYHFANGIRHLYWDTAKGLSIKEVYSTGYIMLATAAVITLFLAAL; encoded by the exons atggcTTTCTACTGTGCCAG ACTTAGTGCGAAGCCTATTCTTGCTAGCTTGGGGAGATTGCCCCTTACATTGAAATCCGCTCACTATGCCCAAGCAGCGGCAGTTCCAAAAgtgaatttcaaaaaatacgAACCTCCTAAACCTGAACATTATGACGATAAAAATGCCCGCCTCAAACGTCCATTGTCTCCTCACCTTACAATCTACGCGCCCCAGCTGACGACTTTGCTATCCGTTTCGCATCGAGCTGCAG gTATTATACTATCCGGTTATGCCAGTGTTTTGGGTATTGGAGCATTGGTATTGCCTAATGATGTATCCCACTACATCATGATGATTGAAGGTCTTAATCTATCTCCAGCAACTATTTTCCTTGCCAAGTTTCTGATAGCTGCTCCATTTGGATATCATTTTGCCAACGGTATAAGGCATTTGTACTGGGATACTGCTAAAGGATTGTCAATCAAGGAAGTTTACTCAACTGGATATATTATGCTTGCGACTGCTGCTGTTATTACATTGTTCCTTGCTGCATTGTAA